A genome region from Chlorobaculum tepidum TLS includes the following:
- a CDS encoding ABC transporter ATP-binding protein: MRMSGSVIIKASNLVKWFGEGEARTVAVKQASFEAQYGEMLYIVGPSGSGKTTLLSMISGILRPNEGSVVVENQDIWTMKDDDLADLRLNKIGFVFQDYHLFPRLTTVENVAIPLILKKMEWNAAMKLARDYLDIVGLKDRADLQPVKLSGGEQQRVAIARAIAGQPDILIFDEPTASLDGDTGRKIVEFVKTNILNEKRAIIIVTHDSRIYEYADRIMKMEDGKVVGYESGYENSQRHEK, translated from the coding sequence CTGAGGATGAGCGGATCGGTGATTATCAAAGCCAGCAATCTGGTCAAGTGGTTTGGCGAGGGCGAGGCCAGAACCGTGGCGGTCAAGCAGGCCTCCTTCGAGGCGCAGTACGGCGAAATGCTCTACATCGTCGGCCCGTCGGGCAGCGGCAAGACCACACTCCTCAGCATGATTTCAGGCATTCTGAGGCCGAACGAGGGGAGCGTCGTCGTCGAAAATCAGGACATCTGGACGATGAAAGATGACGATCTGGCCGATCTGCGCCTCAACAAGATCGGCTTCGTCTTTCAGGACTACCACCTCTTTCCGCGCCTGACGACGGTGGAGAATGTGGCCATCCCGCTGATCCTGAAGAAGATGGAGTGGAACGCGGCCATGAAGCTCGCCCGTGACTATCTCGACATCGTCGGGCTGAAAGATCGCGCCGACCTGCAACCGGTCAAACTCAGCGGCGGCGAGCAGCAGCGCGTGGCCATCGCGCGGGCCATAGCGGGTCAGCCGGATATTCTGATCTTCGACGAACCGACCGCCTCGCTCGACGGCGATACCGGGCGGAAGATCGTGGAGTTCGTCAAAACAAACATCCTGAACGAAAAACGGGCCATCATCATCGTGACGCACGACAGCCGTATTTACGAATATGCTGACCGGATCATGAAGATGGAGGATGGCAAAGTCGTCGGGTACGAATCTGGTTACGAAAACAGTCAACGGCATGAGAAATAA
- a CDS encoding NAD+ synthase, producing MKPQNLHFDYGLVEAILVPFIRNEIRKFGFGSVVLGLSGGIDSAVVCELAVRALGVENVLALMMPYKTSSQESLDHAELMVDRLGIRYEIMPVTEVVDAFFATRPDASRLRRGNVMARSRMLCLYDVSARDGCLVLGTSNKTELMLGYGTMFGDMASAVNPIGDLYKTQIFGLARHLGIPAPLIDKPPSADLWEGQSDEADLGFSYEEVDQLLYMMLEERMDRDAILAEGIDSAFYQRVRSMVVRNQYKRMMPVIAKLSSRTPGIDFRYARDWQEVR from the coding sequence ATGAAACCGCAAAACCTCCATTTCGATTACGGCTTGGTTGAAGCCATCCTGGTTCCTTTCATCCGCAACGAAATCAGGAAGTTCGGCTTCGGCTCGGTAGTGCTTGGCCTGTCGGGTGGCATCGATTCGGCGGTGGTGTGCGAGCTCGCCGTCCGGGCACTTGGCGTGGAGAATGTGCTGGCGCTGATGATGCCCTACAAGACGAGCAGTCAGGAAAGTCTCGATCACGCCGAATTGATGGTTGATCGGCTCGGCATACGATACGAGATCATGCCGGTGACAGAGGTGGTTGACGCCTTCTTCGCCACGCGTCCCGACGCCAGCCGTCTGCGGCGGGGCAACGTGATGGCGCGGTCGCGAATGCTCTGTCTCTACGACGTCTCGGCGCGGGATGGCTGCCTGGTGCTCGGCACGAGCAACAAGACCGAGCTGATGCTCGGCTATGGCACCATGTTTGGTGACATGGCCTCTGCGGTCAACCCTATTGGCGACCTTTACAAGACGCAGATTTTCGGCCTCGCAAGGCACCTCGGCATTCCCGCGCCGCTCATCGACAAACCGCCATCCGCCGATCTCTGGGAAGGGCAAAGCGACGAAGCCGATCTTGGTTTTAGCTACGAGGAGGTTGACCAGCTTTTGTATATGATGCTCGAAGAGCGTATGGATCGTGATGCCATTCTCGCCGAAGGCATCGACTCAGCCTTCTACCAGCGAGTGCGCAGCATGGTGGTGCGGAACCAGTACAAGCGTATGATGCCCGTCATTGCCAAACTCTCCAGCCGCACGCCAGGCATCGATTTCCGGTACGCGCGTGACTGGCAGGAGGTGCGGTAG
- a CDS encoding flagellar FliJ family protein, translating into MRMFSGSRSIPVFVIKIFCTCFLFVLSVTLLPAAGSAASPEMIRITRERNRVESTLKDLKKQLSEYQSKLNSTKKNERRSLAELNNIRKQIKVYERLIVENQSLLNNLDNQIEQLQSQLQENRKTYQHVSSDFRQVVIAAYKHGGDRDAELMLSSGSVNSAIVRARYLGFLSGAVR; encoded by the coding sequence ATGCGAATGTTTTCCGGCAGCCGTTCCATACCAGTCTTCGTCATAAAGATTTTCTGCACCTGTTTTCTTTTTGTCCTCTCCGTTACCCTTTTGCCCGCGGCAGGCAGCGCTGCGAGTCCTGAAATGATCCGCATTACCCGCGAGCGCAACCGGGTCGAAAGCACGCTCAAAGATCTCAAAAAGCAGCTCTCGGAGTATCAGTCAAAGCTCAACAGCACCAAAAAGAACGAGCGCCGTTCGCTAGCTGAGCTGAACAACATCCGCAAGCAGATCAAGGTTTATGAACGTCTCATTGTCGAAAACCAGTCGCTTCTGAACAATCTCGACAATCAAATCGAGCAGCTTCAGAGCCAGCTTCAGGAAAATCGAAAGACCTATCAGCATGTGTCATCTGACTTCCGGCAAGTGGTTATCGCGGCCTACAAGCATGGCGGAGACCGCGATGCCGAGCTGATGCTCTCTTCGGGGTCGGTCAATAGTGCGATTGTGAGAGCCAGATATTTGGGATTTCTTTCAGGGGCGGTCAGGTAG
- the murA gene encoding UDP-N-acetylglucosamine 1-carboxyvinyltransferase: MDKLVIRGGKQICGTIPASGSKNSALPIIAATLLTPDGTFAIDRTPDLKDVRTFIQLLNYLGAETSFENNLLKVSTGQLKSIEAPYELVKKMRASIYVLGPLLARFGHTRVSLPGGCAFGPRPVDLHIMVMEKLGATVTIEKGFINARVNGSRLRGTHIDFPISSVGATGNALMASVMAKGTTILDNAALEPEIECLCNFLVKMGAKIDGIGTTTLVIDGVDQLKAVEFENIFDRIEAGTLLCAAAITGGSVTVTSVAPEQLASVLDAFRQSGCTVTTNGNSVTLTAPAELNPVDITARPYPEFPTDMQAQWMALMTQARGDSTIIDRIYLERFNHIPELNRLGAHIEIRDNWALVHGPQELTGTKVMSTDLRASACLVLAGLVAKDTTEVLRVYHLDRGYEAIEKKLTALGADIRREKYQEFS, translated from the coding sequence ATGGACAAGCTTGTCATCCGGGGCGGAAAACAGATTTGCGGCACCATCCCCGCCTCAGGATCGAAAAATTCCGCGCTGCCAATCATCGCAGCAACACTGTTGACACCTGATGGCACCTTCGCCATTGATCGCACCCCGGATCTCAAGGATGTCCGGACCTTCATCCAGCTGCTCAACTATCTCGGTGCGGAAACGTCATTCGAAAATAACCTGCTGAAGGTCTCGACCGGTCAGCTGAAGAGCATCGAGGCTCCGTACGAGCTGGTCAAGAAGATGCGCGCCTCGATCTACGTGCTTGGCCCGCTGCTCGCCCGGTTCGGCCACACGAGGGTCTCCTTGCCCGGCGGATGTGCTTTCGGCCCGCGTCCGGTCGATCTGCACATCATGGTAATGGAAAAGCTCGGCGCGACCGTCACCATCGAAAAGGGCTTCATCAACGCCCGCGTCAACGGCTCACGCCTGCGCGGCACGCACATCGACTTTCCGATCTCGTCAGTCGGCGCAACCGGCAACGCCTTGATGGCCTCAGTCATGGCCAAAGGCACCACCATTCTCGACAACGCCGCCCTCGAACCGGAGATCGAATGCCTGTGCAACTTCCTCGTGAAAATGGGCGCCAAGATCGACGGTATCGGCACCACAACGCTCGTCATTGACGGAGTCGATCAGCTCAAGGCGGTTGAGTTCGAAAACATCTTCGACCGCATCGAAGCGGGCACGCTCCTCTGCGCCGCCGCGATCACCGGCGGCAGCGTCACCGTTACGAGCGTCGCGCCGGAACAGCTCGCCTCAGTGCTCGACGCATTCCGCCAGTCCGGCTGCACGGTCACGACGAACGGAAATTCGGTGACGCTCACCGCACCCGCCGAACTCAATCCGGTCGATATTACCGCGCGTCCCTATCCCGAGTTTCCGACCGACATGCAGGCGCAGTGGATGGCGCTCATGACGCAGGCCCGCGGCGACAGCACCATCATCGACCGCATCTACCTCGAACGCTTCAACCACATTCCGGAGTTGAACCGGCTCGGAGCGCACATCGAAATCAGGGACAACTGGGCGCTCGTCCACGGCCCGCAGGAGCTGACCGGCACCAAAGTGATGTCCACCGACCTTCGCGCTTCGGCCTGCCTCGTGCTTGCCGGACTGGTTGCCAAAGACACCACAGAGGTGCTCCGCGTCTATCATCTCGACCGCGGCTACGAAGCCATCGAGAAGAAACTCACAGCACTCGGAGCCGACATCAGGAGAGAGAAGTACCAGGAATTTTCCTGA
- a CDS encoding efflux RND transporter periplasmic adaptor subunit, which yields MRNKLLIGIAIFGILLGLGAAFFMKLRPKSEPPAFTPASNPYRSGIYANGIIESAQKNGTNVNIYPEVSGTVLKIFVHEGQQVKAGEPLLALDDAVQRSTTESAKASIAVAEATLANVQAQYAKLKASWNLDPRSVSKDALDTAANAVRAGKASLELARKQYDAARALLGKYTLTAREDGTVLAINTSVGSYISSQGGYNSYTGGYVPVIVMGNAENALQVRCYVDEILIQRLPKPDRMSAIMSIRGTTLKIPLTFERFEPNVTPKIELSSQRTERVDVRVLPVIFSFKKPANLTLYPGQLVDIYIGEQAAKNQ from the coding sequence ATGAGAAATAAACTCCTGATCGGCATCGCGATCTTCGGCATTCTGCTTGGCCTGGGTGCGGCTTTTTTCATGAAGCTTCGTCCGAAGTCGGAGCCGCCCGCCTTTACACCGGCGTCGAATCCCTACCGGAGCGGAATTTACGCCAACGGCATCATCGAGAGCGCACAGAAAAACGGCACGAACGTGAACATCTACCCGGAAGTCTCCGGCACAGTGCTGAAGATTTTTGTTCACGAAGGTCAGCAGGTTAAAGCGGGCGAGCCGCTCTTGGCGCTCGACGACGCGGTGCAGCGCTCGACGACCGAATCGGCGAAGGCAAGCATCGCCGTCGCTGAAGCGACGCTCGCCAACGTGCAAGCGCAGTACGCAAAGCTGAAAGCCTCGTGGAATCTCGATCCTCGTTCGGTGAGCAAGGATGCGCTCGATACTGCCGCCAATGCCGTTCGTGCGGGGAAGGCGAGTCTTGAGCTTGCCCGCAAGCAGTACGATGCAGCCCGAGCGCTGCTTGGCAAATACACCCTCACGGCGCGCGAAGACGGTACGGTTCTGGCGATCAACACCTCGGTTGGGAGCTACATTTCCAGTCAGGGCGGTTACAACTCCTACACAGGAGGCTACGTGCCGGTCATCGTTATGGGGAACGCCGAAAACGCGCTTCAGGTGCGCTGCTACGTTGACGAAATTCTGATCCAGCGACTGCCGAAGCCCGACAGGATGAGCGCCATCATGTCAATCCGCGGTACCACGCTCAAGATTCCTCTGACATTCGAGCGGTTCGAGCCGAATGTCACCCCCAAGATCGAGCTGTCGAGCCAACGCACCGAGCGGGTGGATGTCCGGGTGCTGCCGGTCATCTTCAGCTTCAAGAAGCCAGCAAACCTGACCCTCTATCCCGGTCAGCTGGTCGATATTTACATTGGTGAACAGGCCGCGAAAAACCAGTAA
- the nadB gene encoding L-aspartate oxidase, with the protein MTQEVKTDVLVIGSGIGGLYFAINMADHATVTIITKKESSTSNTNWAQGGIAAAIAGDDTPELHIADTLDAGAGLCNEAIVSILVHEGPAHIRRLIELGVEFTTNPDHTLNLGKEGGHSRNRIVHAKDLTGREVERALLARANAHPNITLLEHHYALELITEHHLGIKTNDITCYGAYVLDTLNHKPKKILAKVTMVASGGLGHVYLHTTNPEIATGDGIAMAYRAGAEIANMEFIQFHPTSLFHPKAKSFLISEAVRGFGGILRNKEGEAFMHRYDRRENLAPRDIVARAIDSEMKKNGDECVFLDVTHIKAEKVREHFPHIYETCLGFGIDMTKEMIPVVPAAHYSCGGIRTDSWGRSTINHLYACGETSCTGVHGANRLASNSLLEALVFAWRSSEDIRAELKSIHFKHEFPDWDDSGTTSPEEWILVAHNKKEAQVIMNDYVGIVRSDLRLDRARRRIDFLKEETEAYYKKTKITPQIIELRNIIKVASLIIQGAIKRRESRGLHYTTDFPQKDDKHYLADTVLRSF; encoded by the coding sequence ATGACACAGGAAGTGAAAACCGACGTGCTGGTTATCGGCAGCGGCATCGGAGGGTTGTATTTCGCCATCAATATGGCCGACCACGCCACGGTCACGATCATCACCAAAAAAGAGAGCTCCACCTCCAATACCAACTGGGCACAGGGCGGCATCGCGGCGGCCATCGCGGGTGACGACACCCCGGAGCTGCACATCGCTGACACGCTCGATGCGGGCGCGGGACTGTGCAACGAGGCAATAGTGAGCATCCTGGTGCACGAAGGCCCAGCGCACATCCGCCGACTCATCGAGCTTGGCGTGGAGTTCACGACCAACCCCGACCATACGCTCAACCTCGGCAAGGAAGGTGGCCATTCGCGCAACCGCATCGTGCACGCCAAAGATTTGACGGGCCGCGAGGTGGAGAGGGCGCTCCTCGCGCGGGCCAACGCGCACCCCAACATCACGCTGCTGGAGCACCACTACGCGCTCGAACTCATCACCGAGCACCACCTCGGCATCAAGACCAACGACATCACCTGCTACGGCGCGTACGTACTCGACACGCTCAACCACAAGCCAAAAAAGATTCTGGCGAAGGTAACGATGGTCGCCTCGGGCGGGCTGGGCCACGTCTATCTGCATACGACCAATCCCGAGATCGCCACGGGCGACGGCATCGCAATGGCCTACCGCGCCGGAGCCGAGATCGCCAACATGGAGTTCATCCAGTTCCACCCGACCTCACTCTTCCACCCGAAAGCGAAATCGTTCCTGATCTCGGAGGCGGTGCGCGGCTTCGGCGGCATTTTGCGCAACAAGGAGGGCGAGGCGTTCATGCACCGCTACGACCGGCGCGAAAATCTCGCCCCGCGCGACATCGTGGCGCGAGCGATCGACTCGGAGATGAAAAAGAACGGCGACGAGTGCGTCTTTCTCGACGTGACGCACATCAAGGCGGAGAAGGTCAGGGAGCACTTCCCGCACATTTACGAGACCTGCCTCGGTTTCGGCATCGACATGACAAAGGAGATGATTCCAGTGGTTCCAGCGGCGCACTACTCATGCGGCGGCATCAGAACGGACAGCTGGGGGCGCAGCACCATCAACCACCTCTATGCCTGCGGCGAGACAAGCTGCACTGGCGTACACGGCGCAAACCGGCTGGCGAGCAACTCGTTGCTCGAAGCGCTGGTTTTCGCCTGGCGCTCCAGCGAAGATATCCGGGCGGAACTGAAATCGATTCATTTCAAGCACGAATTCCCCGACTGGGACGACTCCGGCACAACCAGCCCGGAGGAGTGGATCCTGGTGGCGCACAACAAAAAAGAGGCGCAGGTGATCATGAACGACTACGTCGGCATCGTGAGGAGCGACCTGCGCCTCGACCGCGCCCGACGGCGCATCGATTTCCTGAAGGAGGAGACCGAGGCTTACTACAAAAAAACGAAGATCACGCCACAGATCATCGAACTGCGCAATATCATCAAGGTTGCAAGCCTCATCATTCAGGGAGCAATCAAGCGCCGCGAATCACGGGGCCTGCATTACACAACAGATTTCCCGCAGAAGGACGACAAGCATTATCTGGCGGACACCGTGCTCCGGTCGTTTTGA
- a CDS encoding ABC transporter permease, giving the protein MNVMKPVSGIYRVALKLLMNDKSKFTALLVGITFAVFLMVMMMSMFSGILARSCAPVYNIGAKIWVMDPAVNNTNSSIPMPDYILSASRSIPGVKYAVPLYFGSALVKLKDGTYQAATVVGLDDATLFGRPEMLEGRIEDVFAENAFVVVKDAEYAKLESPKIGTQFEINDNRGTVVGLAKVASSGLFGIPTLYTTYNRAITYIPSARFTISYVLIEPKSEADVPGIQKAIAKLGYEALTREQFVQKVSNFYTFKTGVGINILMMTGISFVVGLSISGQTFYTFILENIGKFGAMKAIGAKGNELVSMILVQAVVTSLIGYGLGVGAASTFMIVAKLRMPDYAAQLTYQTLGLALVMVMIIAAVSSYIGVRKVLQIQPFDIFRG; this is encoded by the coding sequence ATGAACGTAATGAAGCCTGTTTCAGGAATTTACAGGGTGGCGCTGAAGCTGCTGATGAACGACAAGAGCAAGTTCACGGCGCTTCTGGTCGGCATCACCTTCGCCGTGTTTCTGATGGTGATGATGATGTCGATGTTCTCCGGCATTCTGGCCCGTTCGTGCGCTCCGGTCTATAACATCGGTGCGAAAATATGGGTGATGGATCCGGCGGTGAACAACACCAACAGCAGCATTCCGATGCCCGATTACATCCTGTCGGCGTCGCGGAGCATTCCGGGCGTGAAGTATGCTGTACCGCTCTATTTCGGCAGCGCGCTGGTCAAGCTCAAGGATGGCACCTACCAGGCGGCGACGGTGGTTGGCCTCGATGATGCCACGCTTTTCGGACGACCCGAGATGCTTGAGGGCAGGATCGAGGATGTTTTCGCCGAGAACGCCTTCGTGGTGGTCAAGGACGCGGAGTACGCCAAGCTCGAAAGCCCGAAAATCGGCACCCAGTTCGAGATCAACGACAACCGGGGCACAGTGGTCGGCCTCGCCAAGGTCGCCTCGTCCGGCCTGTTCGGTATTCCGACGCTCTACACAACCTACAATCGTGCCATCACCTACATTCCCTCGGCGCGCTTTACCATCTCCTATGTGCTGATCGAACCGAAGAGCGAGGCAGACGTGCCCGGCATCCAGAAGGCCATCGCCAAGCTCGGCTACGAAGCGCTTACCCGCGAGCAGTTCGTGCAGAAGGTTTCAAACTTCTACACCTTCAAGACTGGCGTCGGCATAAACATCTTGATGATGACCGGCATCAGCTTCGTGGTCGGCCTCTCCATCTCCGGCCAGACCTTCTACACCTTCATTCTCGAAAACATCGGCAAGTTCGGCGCGATGAAAGCCATCGGCGCGAAGGGTAACGAACTGGTTTCGATGATTCTCGTGCAGGCGGTCGTGACCTCGCTGATCGGTTATGGCCTCGGCGTCGGGGCGGCTTCGACCTTCATGATTGTCGCCAAACTGCGTATGCCTGATTACGCCGCCCAGCTCACCTACCAGACGCTCGGCCTGGCGCTGGTGATGGTGATGATTATCGCGGCGGTATCGAGCTACATCGGCGTGCGCAAGGTGTTGCAGATTCAGCCATTCGATATTTTCAGGGGCTGA
- a CDS encoding AdeC/AdeK/OprM family multidrug efflux complex outer membrane factor has protein sequence MRTVSKKIASRGVVLLAVPALLLSGCAAGPDFVKPEAPAVKSYDQQPLPKPVDGGQRFDEGVGPAAYWWKSFGSTQIDSIVEEGLVGNPGLQAAEASLKASRENLRAGAGIFYPQASATFSQTRETSSPATTAGSGAIVNLSTLSASVSYALDLFGGQRRSVEALGAQVDVQRAQTLGVYMTLTGNIVNTSIAIAAYREELDEYEQLIALEKDQLSIATKQYQAGVAPYSSVLALRSQIASLEASVPPVRQKLSQAEHLLATLAGKTPGEWVRPDLRLSGISLPERVPLSLPSELVRQRPDILAAEAELHAANAEIGVATAALFPSFTLTGSYGRTASQPHELSDPLNRFWSIGGNIAAPIFNGGSLRAKRRAAIATRNQALALYRQTVLAAFAQVADLIRALEHDAQQAEAEKQAVESAKLSLDLVQANYKAGMVNYEQVILADIQYRQAKIGYLQARAQQLQDTAAMYVALGGGWPHDGVAREKAGL, from the coding sequence ATGAGAACCGTGTCGAAAAAGATCGCTTCACGCGGCGTCGTACTGCTTGCCGTTCCCGCGCTTCTGCTGTCGGGATGCGCGGCAGGACCGGACTTCGTCAAGCCGGAGGCTCCGGCAGTCAAAAGCTACGACCAGCAACCACTTCCGAAGCCGGTCGATGGCGGGCAGCGCTTTGACGAGGGCGTTGGACCTGCTGCATACTGGTGGAAATCGTTCGGTTCCACCCAGATCGACTCCATTGTCGAAGAGGGGCTGGTGGGTAATCCGGGCTTGCAGGCTGCCGAGGCAAGCCTCAAAGCGAGCCGGGAGAATCTCCGCGCCGGGGCTGGGATTTTTTATCCGCAGGCAAGTGCGACCTTTTCGCAGACGCGGGAAACTTCTTCGCCAGCCACGACAGCGGGCTCGGGCGCCATCGTTAACCTCTCGACCCTCTCCGCGTCAGTGAGCTATGCGCTCGACCTCTTCGGCGGGCAGCGGCGCAGCGTCGAGGCGCTCGGAGCGCAGGTGGACGTGCAGCGGGCGCAGACTCTCGGTGTGTACATGACGCTGACTGGCAACATCGTTAACACGAGTATTGCCATTGCCGCCTATCGCGAGGAACTCGACGAGTACGAGCAGCTCATCGCCCTCGAAAAGGATCAGCTTTCGATAGCCACGAAGCAGTACCAGGCGGGTGTAGCACCCTACAGCTCCGTGCTGGCGTTACGGAGCCAGATTGCCTCGCTGGAGGCCTCCGTGCCGCCAGTCAGGCAGAAGTTAAGTCAGGCCGAGCACCTGCTTGCGACGCTTGCAGGAAAGACTCCGGGGGAGTGGGTGAGGCCCGATCTGCGCCTCTCAGGCATTTCCCTGCCAGAGCGTGTGCCGCTCTCGCTGCCATCGGAGCTGGTGCGCCAGCGCCCGGACATCCTCGCCGCCGAAGCGGAGCTGCACGCGGCCAACGCCGAAATCGGCGTTGCCACGGCAGCGCTCTTCCCGAGCTTCACGCTCACTGGCAGTTACGGGCGCACGGCCAGCCAGCCGCATGAGCTTTCCGATCCACTCAACCGATTCTGGTCAATTGGTGGCAACATCGCCGCGCCGATCTTCAACGGCGGCTCGCTCCGGGCCAAACGCCGGGCTGCGATCGCCACGCGAAACCAGGCGCTCGCGTTGTACCGCCAGACCGTGCTTGCCGCCTTCGCCCAGGTTGCCGACCTCATCCGCGCGCTTGAGCACGACGCACAGCAAGCCGAAGCCGAAAAGCAGGCGGTTGAGAGTGCAAAACTTTCGCTCGACCTCGTTCAGGCCAACTACAAGGCGGGCATGGTCAACTACGAGCAGGTGATTCTTGCTGACATTCAGTACCGGCAAGCGAAAATCGGTTACCTGCAAGCCCGCGCTCAGCAACTGCAAGACACCGCCGCCATGTACGTCGCTCTTGGTGGGGGCTGGCCGCATGATGGGGTAGCGAGGGAGAAAGCAGGCTTGTAG
- the bshA gene encoding N-acetyl-alpha-D-glucosaminyl L-malate synthase BshA, whose protein sequence is MKIGISCHHTYGGSGAVATELGKALAMKGHTVHFFSQAAPFRLGLYSRNIYCHEIEAMNYPLFETPYHSLALASKIAEVAFYEKLDVVHAHYAIPHAISAMLARQMLEEKCPAAECFRIVTTLHGTDITIVGADRSMSDAVRLAINKSDGVTAVSGYLRDETIRMFTPRKKIEVIHNFVDTAVFKRLPGRRDLLGLDGGKVVIHISNFRPVKRIMDVLAVFESIRREIPATLLLVGDGPDRSEAETWVRNYGIGDRVRFLGKLDDIVPLLSIADLMLMPSNVESFGLAALEAMACGVPVVVTDAGGFPEFVRQGVDGFRHPHGDIEGMSRSALSILRDDEVWQRFSGAAANQAGRFKTALKVKEYEAFYRRLIDEARERKAQ, encoded by the coding sequence ATGAAAATCGGAATCTCCTGTCATCATACGTACGGCGGAAGCGGGGCGGTGGCTACCGAGCTGGGGAAAGCGCTGGCAATGAAGGGCCACACCGTGCATTTTTTCAGCCAGGCGGCTCCGTTCAGGCTTGGGCTTTATTCGCGGAACATCTATTGCCATGAGATCGAGGCGATGAACTATCCGCTGTTCGAAACGCCGTACCACTCACTGGCGCTGGCATCGAAGATTGCCGAGGTGGCGTTTTATGAAAAGCTCGACGTCGTGCACGCCCACTACGCCATTCCCCACGCCATCAGCGCCATGCTGGCCCGGCAAATGCTCGAAGAGAAGTGCCCCGCGGCGGAGTGTTTCCGCATCGTCACAACGCTGCACGGTACCGACATCACCATCGTTGGTGCCGACCGGAGCATGAGCGACGCGGTGCGACTCGCCATCAACAAGTCGGACGGCGTAACGGCGGTGTCAGGCTACTTGCGCGACGAGACCATTCGCATGTTCACACCGCGCAAAAAGATCGAGGTGATTCACAACTTTGTCGATACCGCCGTGTTCAAGCGCCTGCCCGGACGGCGGGATTTGCTTGGGCTGGATGGCGGCAAGGTAGTGATTCACATCTCGAACTTCCGGCCGGTCAAGCGCATCATGGATGTGCTGGCGGTGTTCGAAAGCATCCGGCGCGAGATTCCGGCCACCCTGCTGCTGGTGGGTGACGGGCCGGATCGCAGCGAGGCGGAGACCTGGGTGCGGAATTACGGCATCGGAGACAGGGTGCGCTTTCTCGGCAAGCTCGATGACATCGTACCGCTGCTGTCTATCGCCGACCTGATGCTGATGCCAAGCAACGTCGAATCGTTTGGCCTCGCCGCACTCGAAGCAATGGCCTGCGGCGTGCCTGTTGTGGTGACCGATGCCGGCGGTTTTCCGGAATTCGTGCGGCAAGGAGTGGACGGCTTCCGCCATCCGCATGGCGACATCGAGGGAATGAGCCGGAGTGCGCTTTCGATTTTACGGGACGACGAAGTCTGGCAGCGCTTTTCAGGGGCTGCTGCAAACCAGGCAGGGCGGTTCAAAACCGCCCTGAAGGTCAAAGAATACGAAGCGTTTTACCGCAGGCTGATCGACGAGGCTCGCGAGCGCAAAGCTCAGTAG
- a CDS encoding murein hydrolase activator EnvC family protein, giving the protein MESSRAQLQRVYHEKELAMKSQQEQLQSYSAKKKEKEVVLSEIQKDKQTYAARITEVRRKQQIMQKKIESLIMAQQALIQKEQERARLEALRRQQRLAEARKRREAERRRKEAERQRVLAERRGEAPATKEPPPEKTLPPEKEPLPVVPDQTESEIDRVSVDFDQGESLPWPVNNGVVVRRFGSSLDKELNIVTVSNGIDISVPVGTPVKSVSGGKVVQVAYLPTFGNVVIVRHPKSYLTVYANLGRVSVAKGEIIRSRQLLGFSAAMPEGGSTVHFEVWKGKVKQNPQKWLR; this is encoded by the coding sequence ATGGAGAGCAGCCGGGCGCAGCTTCAGCGGGTCTACCACGAGAAGGAGCTGGCAATGAAGAGCCAGCAGGAGCAGCTTCAGAGCTACTCCGCGAAAAAAAAAGAGAAAGAGGTGGTGCTCAGCGAGATTCAGAAAGACAAGCAAACCTATGCTGCCCGCATCACCGAAGTGCGCAGAAAGCAGCAGATCATGCAGAAAAAGATCGAGTCGCTGATCATGGCCCAGCAGGCGCTGATCCAGAAGGAGCAGGAGCGCGCAAGGCTGGAAGCTCTGCGGCGCCAGCAGCGTCTTGCCGAGGCCAGAAAGCGCAGGGAGGCCGAGCGGCGGCGCAAGGAGGCTGAACGGCAGCGGGTTCTTGCCGAGCGGCGTGGAGAGGCTCCGGCAACAAAAGAACCGCCGCCGGAAAAGACGCTGCCGCCGGAGAAAGAGCCGCTGCCGGTTGTGCCCGACCAGACCGAGTCGGAAATCGACCGTGTTTCGGTTGATTTCGACCAGGGCGAATCACTGCCGTGGCCTGTCAACAATGGCGTCGTGGTGCGTCGCTTCGGTTCTTCGCTTGACAAGGAGCTGAACATCGTGACGGTTAGCAACGGTATCGACATTTCCGTACCGGTTGGTACGCCGGTCAAGTCGGTCTCTGGAGGCAAGGTGGTGCAGGTCGCCTACCTGCCTACCTTCGGGAATGTGGTCATCGTCCGCCATCCGAAATCGTATCTTACCGTGTATGCCAATCTTGGCCGCGTGTCGGTAGCCAAGGGTGAGATCATCCGCTCGCGCCAGTTGCTCGGTTTTTCAGCGGCCATGCCCGAAGGCGGTTCGACGGTGCATTTCGAGGTCTGGAAGGGTAAGGTCAAGCAGAATCCCCAGAAATGGCTCAGATAA